A region from the Aegilops tauschii subsp. strangulata cultivar AL8/78 chromosome 5, Aet v6.0, whole genome shotgun sequence genome encodes:
- the LOC109767558 gene encoding uncharacterized protein produces the protein MEAGVGGGNCAGLVAVAAVSAAVTLATVRLFRGLESDFRKKIQLQGHGAQMTGGVRPATGKKKVRFADDVVEPSSNNDEYRRRRQRLVAGQRS, from the exons ATGGAGGCCGGCGTGGGAGGGGGCAACTGCGCGGGCCTCGTCGCCGTCGCGGCGGTTTCGGCCGCCGTCACGCTCGCCACCGTGCGCCTCTTCCGCGGCCTCGAGTCGGACTTCAGGAAGAAGATCCAGCTCCAGGGGCACG GGGCCCAGATGACCGGCGGCGTGAGGCCGGCGACGGGGAAGAAGAAGGTGCGGTTCGCGGACGACGTGGTGGAGCCGTCGTCCAACAACGACGAGTACCGGAGAAGAAGGCAGCGGTTGGTCGCTGGCCAGAGGTCGTAG